The Georgenia faecalis genome includes a window with the following:
- a CDS encoding family 43 glycosylhydrolase gives MTPRPIRRAVSGATAALLGLTGALLAMQPASADAALVAHYPLDETSGTVAVDASGAGRDATYVGAPALTGGGGVRLDGVDDHVRLPNDVLAGLDSVTIKAEVLVRASQGTPYFIYGFGNTDAAGVGNGYLFSSGNAYRASIATGNWSTEQTVTSGANLPRDVWKTITYTLDDASDTARLYLDGVEVGVKTGVTIRPGAIGNAATAANYLGRSVYTADRYLAGSLRDVRIYDAALTASEVAALHPTDDVRLERDAAALTLGDLPAVTGNLSLPATGPNGASVAWTSSDPGVIAASGAVTRPAGGDPAEVTLTARLSLGSASRTRAFVATVLPEPGGDVLAQEDLDAVVIPDADDVRGNITLPATGPVHGNDIVWTASPAGVITTAADGGTPAGVVTRGATDTTVTLTATVPGTDAVRTIAVTVAAAPAGLDTDYTAGYLWTHFAAQGGYEKIFFGHSEDGLHWSTLNDNAPVLANLGGDLGVRDPHLVRSPEGDRYWIIGTDLHAEGGGPGGSGWDQLNASQNLVVWESTDLVTWSDQRIAFAGFPHAGNVWAPEATWNEATGEYYVYWSARDRRDNETPDWALRVYLTKTRDFVTFTEPEVWASLNAPGDGAGGPNIIDSTIAEEDGVYYRFSTSDWHTIVDTAPSLDGPWTTVIGRGEAAAHGLRASMEGHTVYQLPDGRWAVMGDQSGYYGHVTDTLASLQFRQLSVGEGPDQYSFAQRFRHGSVLRLSAAEERRLLAAYGDGAEEPEEPEEPHEGPIAEYTFDDGTLTDSVGDADLTASGTARVATDPTQGSALRLDGSAGGFASFPTGFFDGRDTMTISMDVKSELTSGNFFTFAFGTDSTKYYFLRLRGGDVRSAITQTSWQNEAAVTGSVAAGQWHRLDVVLDGTTMVVYADGVKLGENTALGMSVDDLGTNLAGYLGRSFYSGDRAFQGWFDNVRVYDRALSAGEVLENAGVTDQLLDVSLTDPDVLRYAPIVDPDAHTVLFPVTRGTDVTALAPTFTTAAGVSVSPSSGTTVDLSAPVEYVLTDAAGETVTWRMEARVVGSPVLPGLYADPNIAVFGDTYFIYATSDGYPGWGGNEFYVWSSKDLVDWERSEEPFLTLDGANGNVPWASGNAWAPTVIERDGKYYFYFSGHNATYDRKTIGVAVADSPEGPFTAQPTAMILNNEAVTSGQAIDPAAFRDPVTGKYYLGWGNGGPSNGPVLAELADDMVSIKPGTYQRIEGLTDFREGVFFNYRDGLYHLTYSIDDTGSENYRVGYATATSMDGPWTYRGVILEKDLSLGIKGPGHSSILNVPGTDDWYIVYHRFAIPGGNGNNRETTIDRLEFGPDGLIQPVTPTLESVPPQTIELPPAGPDVTATADTRCVAGKVVETVRVANDSAAPVTAVVWTPYGNRTLTVAADRSASLTFSTRLTSVPAGEATVTATAAGLPASTTLTAPYARRACG, from the coding sequence ATGACGCCGAGACCGATCCGACGTGCGGTGTCCGGCGCGACCGCGGCCCTTCTCGGCCTGACGGGGGCGCTCCTCGCGATGCAGCCCGCGTCCGCCGACGCCGCGCTCGTCGCGCACTACCCCCTCGACGAGACGTCCGGCACGGTGGCGGTCGACGCCTCCGGCGCGGGACGCGACGCCACGTACGTGGGCGCCCCGGCGCTCACCGGCGGCGGGGGAGTGCGCCTCGACGGCGTCGACGACCACGTCCGCCTGCCGAACGACGTCCTCGCCGGGCTCGACTCGGTGACGATCAAGGCCGAGGTGCTCGTGCGCGCCTCCCAGGGCACGCCCTACTTCATCTACGGCTTCGGCAACACCGACGCCGCCGGCGTCGGGAACGGGTACCTCTTCTCCTCGGGCAACGCCTACCGCGCCTCGATCGCCACGGGGAACTGGTCGACGGAGCAGACCGTGACGAGCGGGGCCAACCTCCCGCGCGACGTGTGGAAGACGATCACGTACACCCTCGACGACGCCAGCGACACGGCGCGGCTCTACCTCGACGGCGTCGAGGTGGGCGTCAAGACCGGCGTCACCATCCGCCCGGGCGCGATCGGCAACGCCGCCACTGCGGCGAACTACCTCGGCCGCTCGGTCTACACCGCCGACCGGTACCTCGCCGGGAGTCTGCGGGACGTGCGGATCTACGACGCCGCCCTCACCGCGTCCGAGGTTGCGGCACTGCACCCCACCGACGACGTCCGCCTCGAGCGGGACGCCGCGGCGCTCACCCTCGGCGACCTCCCCGCCGTCACCGGGAACCTCAGCCTCCCGGCCACCGGCCCGAACGGCGCGTCCGTCGCGTGGACCTCGAGCGACCCGGGCGTCATCGCCGCCTCCGGCGCCGTCACCCGCCCCGCGGGAGGGGACCCGGCCGAGGTGACGCTCACCGCCCGGCTCAGCCTCGGCTCGGCGTCGCGGACGCGCGCGTTCGTCGCGACCGTGCTCCCCGAGCCGGGTGGCGACGTCCTCGCCCAGGAGGACCTGGACGCCGTCGTCATCCCCGACGCCGACGACGTCCGCGGGAACATCACCCTGCCGGCCACCGGGCCGGTCCACGGCAACGACATCGTCTGGACCGCCTCGCCCGCCGGCGTCATCACGACGGCGGCGGACGGCGGGACGCCTGCGGGCGTCGTCACCCGCGGCGCCACCGACACCACCGTCACCCTCACCGCGACCGTCCCGGGCACCGACGCCGTGCGCACCATCGCCGTCACCGTCGCCGCGGCGCCGGCCGGTCTCGACACCGACTACACGGCCGGGTACCTGTGGACGCACTTCGCGGCCCAGGGCGGGTACGAGAAGATCTTCTTCGGCCACAGCGAGGACGGCCTCCACTGGTCCACGCTCAACGACAACGCGCCGGTCCTCGCCAACCTCGGCGGCGACCTCGGCGTCCGCGATCCGCACCTCGTCCGCTCTCCCGAGGGGGACCGGTACTGGATCATCGGCACCGACCTCCACGCCGAGGGCGGCGGACCCGGGGGCTCCGGCTGGGACCAGCTCAACGCGAGCCAGAACCTCGTCGTGTGGGAGTCGACGGACCTCGTCACCTGGAGCGACCAGCGCATCGCCTTCGCCGGCTTTCCGCACGCGGGCAACGTCTGGGCGCCCGAGGCCACCTGGAACGAGGCGACCGGGGAGTACTACGTCTACTGGTCCGCCCGCGACCGCCGCGACAACGAGACCCCCGACTGGGCGCTGCGGGTCTACCTCACGAAGACCCGCGACTTCGTCACCTTCACCGAGCCCGAGGTCTGGGCGTCCCTCAACGCCCCCGGCGACGGCGCGGGCGGGCCGAACATCATCGACTCGACCATCGCCGAGGAGGACGGCGTCTACTACCGCTTCTCCACCTCCGACTGGCACACGATCGTCGATACCGCGCCCAGCCTCGACGGGCCGTGGACGACGGTCATCGGCCGCGGCGAGGCAGCCGCGCACGGCCTGCGGGCCTCGATGGAGGGGCACACCGTCTACCAGCTACCCGACGGGCGCTGGGCCGTCATGGGCGACCAGAGCGGGTACTACGGCCACGTCACCGACACCCTTGCCAGCCTGCAGTTCCGCCAGCTCAGCGTCGGCGAGGGCCCGGACCAGTACTCCTTCGCCCAGCGCTTCCGGCACGGCTCGGTCCTGCGCCTCTCGGCCGCCGAGGAGCGGCGTCTCCTCGCCGCCTACGGCGACGGCGCCGAGGAGCCCGAGGAGCCCGAGGAGCCGCACGAGGGCCCGATCGCGGAGTACACCTTCGACGACGGCACGCTCACCGACTCCGTCGGGGACGCGGACCTCACCGCGAGCGGCACCGCCCGGGTGGCGACCGACCCGACCCAGGGCAGCGCCCTGCGCCTCGACGGGTCGGCGGGCGGCTTTGCGTCCTTCCCCACCGGCTTCTTCGACGGTCGGGACACCATGACGATCTCGATGGACGTGAAGTCGGAGCTCACCAGCGGCAACTTCTTCACCTTCGCCTTCGGGACCGACTCGACGAAGTACTACTTCCTGCGCCTGCGCGGCGGTGACGTCCGCAGCGCCATCACCCAGACGTCGTGGCAGAACGAGGCCGCCGTCACCGGGTCGGTGGCCGCCGGGCAGTGGCACCGCCTCGACGTCGTCCTCGACGGCACGACGATGGTGGTCTACGCCGACGGCGTGAAGCTGGGGGAGAACACCGCCCTCGGCATGAGCGTGGACGACCTCGGGACGAACCTCGCCGGCTACCTCGGCCGCTCGTTCTACTCCGGCGACCGCGCCTTCCAGGGCTGGTTCGACAACGTCCGCGTCTACGACCGGGCGCTCTCCGCGGGCGAGGTCCTCGAGAACGCCGGCGTGACCGACCAGCTCCTCGACGTCTCGCTCACCGACCCCGACGTCCTGCGGTACGCACCGATCGTCGACCCCGACGCGCACACCGTCCTGTTTCCCGTCACCCGCGGCACGGACGTCACGGCCCTCGCGCCGACGTTCACCACCGCGGCGGGCGTGAGCGTGTCGCCGTCGTCCGGGACGACCGTCGACCTCAGCGCGCCGGTCGAGTACGTCCTCACGGACGCAGCCGGCGAGACGGTGACGTGGCGCATGGAGGCGCGCGTCGTCGGGAGCCCGGTGCTGCCGGGCCTGTACGCCGACCCGAACATCGCCGTGTTCGGCGACACGTATTTCATCTACGCGACCTCCGACGGCTACCCCGGGTGGGGTGGCAACGAGTTCTACGTGTGGAGCTCGAAGGACCTCGTCGACTGGGAGCGCTCGGAGGAGCCGTTCCTCACCCTCGACGGCGCGAACGGGAACGTCCCGTGGGCGAGCGGCAACGCCTGGGCGCCGACGGTCATCGAGCGCGACGGGAAGTACTACTTCTACTTCAGCGGCCACAACGCCACCTACGACCGCAAGACGATCGGGGTGGCCGTCGCCGACAGCCCGGAGGGGCCGTTCACGGCCCAGCCGACGGCGATGATCCTCAACAACGAGGCCGTGACGTCCGGCCAGGCCATCGACCCGGCGGCGTTCCGCGACCCGGTGACCGGCAAGTACTACCTCGGGTGGGGCAACGGCGGGCCGTCGAACGGGCCCGTCCTCGCCGAGCTGGCCGACGACATGGTCTCCATCAAGCCGGGCACGTACCAGCGCATCGAGGGGCTCACCGACTTCCGCGAGGGCGTCTTCTTCAACTACCGGGACGGCCTCTACCACCTCACCTACTCGATCGACGACACCGGCTCGGAGAACTACCGGGTCGGGTACGCGACGGCGACGAGCATGGACGGGCCGTGGACCTACCGCGGCGTCATCCTCGAGAAGGACCTGTCGCTGGGGATCAAGGGACCGGGGCACAGCTCGATCCTCAACGTGCCGGGCACGGACGACTGGTACATCGTCTACCACCGCTTCGCCATCCCCGGCGGGAACGGGAACAACCGGGAGACGACGATCGACCGGCTCGAGTTCGGGCCCGACGGGCTCATCCAGCCGGTCACCCCGACGCTCGAGAGCGTGCCCCCGCAGACGATCGAGCTGCCCCCGGCCGGCCCGGACGTCACGGCCACGGCCGACACGCGCTGCGTCGCCGGAAAGGTCGTGGAGACCGTGCGGGTGGCCAACGACTCCGCGGCGCCCGTCACCGCCGTCGTCTGGACGCCGTACGGGAACCGGACCCTCACCGTGGCGGCGGACCGGTCCGCGTCGCTGACCTTCAGCACGCGCCTCACGTCGGTCCCGGCCGGCGAGGCCACCGTGACGGCGACCGCCGCGGGGCTGCCGGCGAGCACGACCCTCACCGCGCCCTACGCGCGTCGGGCCTGCGGCTAG
- a CDS encoding WxL protein peptidoglycan domain-containing protein: protein MPTSPLRLDALARTLLHTAAFALAFCAALLAALPAAAATDEPPDLRWSVSPADESGPDDRRVVEHELDPGETVEDRFAVRNISEEEVTFTLTAADGFYTRTGRFDILASDRESVGAGTWITVPESVTVGPGETEIVDFSLTVPERAEPGDHAAGITASILSVQTGDDGTSVGVESRIGFRVLTRVTGEITPAAAVQNVDGVYDLSWNPLRPGEATVTFELVNEGNTRLLAEGTVNAGGGSTAFPPEDENRQELLPGDSREISVPVDGVWPLFAVPVDVSFAPEVVTADGSTSTLDPVVAGTTLWAIPWPHLAILAGIALLVIAVMSGRTRSRRKLDALLADAREQGRKSAEEKAETP from the coding sequence GTGCCCACCTCCCCTCTGCGCCTCGACGCGCTCGCCCGAACGCTGCTCCACACGGCGGCGTTCGCCCTCGCGTTCTGCGCTGCCCTCCTCGCCGCGCTGCCCGCTGCCGCGGCCACAGACGAGCCCCCGGACCTCCGGTGGTCGGTCTCGCCCGCGGACGAGTCCGGGCCGGACGACCGGAGGGTCGTCGAGCACGAGCTCGACCCGGGGGAGACCGTCGAGGACCGCTTCGCCGTGCGCAACATCAGCGAGGAAGAGGTGACCTTCACGCTCACGGCCGCCGACGGCTTCTACACGCGGACGGGCCGCTTCGACATCCTCGCCTCCGACCGGGAATCGGTCGGGGCGGGTACGTGGATCACCGTTCCTGAGAGCGTCACCGTCGGCCCTGGGGAGACGGAGATCGTCGACTTCTCCCTCACCGTGCCCGAGCGCGCCGAGCCGGGCGACCACGCCGCCGGCATCACCGCGTCGATCCTGTCGGTGCAGACCGGGGACGACGGCACGAGCGTGGGCGTCGAGAGCCGCATCGGGTTCCGGGTGCTCACCCGGGTGACCGGGGAGATCACGCCGGCGGCGGCCGTGCAGAACGTCGACGGCGTCTACGACCTCTCATGGAACCCGCTGCGCCCCGGTGAGGCGACCGTGACGTTCGAGCTCGTCAACGAGGGCAACACGCGACTCCTCGCGGAGGGCACGGTGAACGCCGGCGGGGGGAGTACGGCGTTCCCGCCCGAGGACGAGAACCGCCAGGAGCTCCTTCCGGGAGACAGTCGCGAGATCAGCGTCCCCGTCGACGGCGTGTGGCCCCTCTTCGCGGTCCCCGTCGACGTCAGCTTCGCCCCGGAGGTCGTCACGGCCGACGGGTCGACGTCGACCCTCGATCCCGTGGTCGCCGGAACCACCCTCTGGGCCATCCCGTGGCCCCATCTGGCGATCCTCGCCGGGATCGCACTACTCGTCATCGCCGTCATGTCCGGGCGCACCCGCTCCCGGCGCAAGCTCGACGCCCTCCTCGCCGACGCGCGGGAGCAGGGCCGGAAGTCCGCTGAAGAGAAAGCAGAGACCCCATGA
- a CDS encoding SDR family NAD(P)-dependent oxidoreductase: MEITGKVFVVTGGGNGIGRQVVRGLLARGARVAAVDVSETGLAETADLAHAAQRLTTHALDLTDRTAVEALPAAVVAAHGQVDGVLNIAGIIQPFVRVNDLTYEQIEKVMNVNFWGTVHMCKAFLPYLLERPSAALLNVASMGALAPVPGQSVYGASKAAVKLFTEGLYAELVDTPVAVTVVFPGAIATNITTNSGAAVPGRARSAKSSTTKTTSAAEAARMIIAAVERGAYRATLGNDARGLDLLARLSPRRATDMIAGKMKSLLGEPTSPR; this comes from the coding sequence GTGGAGATCACGGGCAAGGTCTTCGTCGTCACCGGCGGGGGCAACGGCATCGGACGCCAGGTGGTGCGCGGCCTGCTGGCGCGCGGCGCCCGGGTGGCTGCCGTGGACGTCAGCGAGACCGGCCTCGCCGAGACGGCCGACCTCGCCCACGCCGCCCAGCGGCTCACCACCCATGCGCTCGACCTCACCGACCGGACCGCCGTGGAGGCACTGCCGGCCGCCGTCGTCGCCGCCCATGGTCAGGTCGACGGCGTCCTCAACATCGCCGGGATCATCCAGCCCTTCGTCCGCGTCAACGATCTCACGTACGAGCAGATCGAGAAGGTCATGAACGTGAACTTCTGGGGGACCGTGCACATGTGCAAGGCGTTCCTCCCGTACCTGCTCGAGCGGCCGAGCGCGGCGCTGCTCAACGTCGCCAGCATGGGGGCGCTCGCGCCCGTGCCCGGGCAGTCCGTCTACGGGGCGTCGAAGGCCGCCGTCAAGCTCTTCACCGAGGGCCTGTACGCCGAGCTGGTTGACACGCCGGTGGCGGTGACGGTCGTCTTCCCGGGGGCCATCGCCACGAACATCACGACGAACTCCGGCGCGGCCGTCCCCGGCCGGGCGCGGTCGGCGAAGAGCTCGACGACGAAGACGACGTCGGCGGCCGAGGCGGCGCGGATGATCATCGCTGCGGTCGAACGCGGGGCCTACCGGGCCACCCTCGGCAACGACGCCCGGGGGCTCGACCTCCTCGCGCGGCTGTCCCCGCGCCGGGCCACGGACATGATCGCCGGGAAGATGAAGTCCTTGCTCGGCGAGCCCACCTCTCCGCGCTGA